A genomic segment from Longimicrobium sp. encodes:
- a CDS encoding ABC transporter ATP-binding protein: MPLISARDLTHTYPGGVTALRGLSLELEPGIIGFVGANGAGKSTFIKILLGLLTPTSGDVSVFGLDARTRGLEIRQMVGYMPEHDCLPPDMTATEFVAHMGRISGLPRAAARERAAEMLRHVGLYEERYRPIGGYSTGMKQRVKLAQSLVHDPRLLLLDEPTNGLDPAGREEMLELIRRTGREFGIAVMVCSHLLGEIERVSDFLVAIDAGKLKSAAALHTFTGDQQLLAVEVDEGIDQLLARLASEGITARVDAGLVLLPLSDDRPYDAVRDAAADLGLALVRMERRRNTLQDLFRAPTHATDEEAHVARA; encoded by the coding sequence ATGCCCCTGATCTCCGCTCGCGACCTCACGCACACCTATCCAGGCGGCGTGACGGCGCTTCGCGGGCTTTCGCTGGAGCTGGAACCCGGCATCATCGGGTTCGTGGGCGCCAACGGGGCCGGCAAGAGCACCTTCATCAAGATCCTGCTGGGGCTGCTGACGCCCACGTCGGGCGACGTCAGCGTCTTTGGCCTGGACGCCCGTACCCGCGGCCTGGAAATCCGGCAGATGGTGGGCTACATGCCCGAGCACGACTGCCTTCCGCCCGACATGACGGCCACGGAGTTCGTCGCCCACATGGGGCGCATCTCCGGCCTGCCCCGGGCCGCCGCCCGCGAGCGCGCCGCGGAGATGCTGCGCCACGTGGGGTTGTACGAAGAGCGGTACCGGCCCATCGGCGGGTACAGCACGGGGATGAAGCAGCGCGTGAAGCTGGCGCAGTCGCTGGTGCACGATCCGCGGCTGCTCCTGCTGGACGAGCCCACCAACGGGCTGGACCCGGCCGGCCGCGAGGAGATGCTGGAGCTCATCCGCCGCACCGGCCGCGAGTTCGGCATTGCGGTGATGGTGTGCTCGCACCTGCTGGGAGAGATCGAGCGCGTCAGCGACTTCCTGGTGGCCATCGACGCCGGCAAGCTGAAGAGCGCGGCCGCGCTGCATACGTTCACCGGCGACCAGCAGCTGCTGGCGGTAGAGGTGGACGAGGGGATCGACCAGCTGCTCGCCCGGCTCGCGAGCGAAGGCATCACCGCGCGCGTGGACGCGGGCCTGGTGCTGCTGCCCCTGTCCGACGACCGCCCGTACGACGCCGTCCGCGACGCCGCGGCAGACCTGGGGCTGGCGCTGGTCCGCATGGAGCGGCGCCGCAACACGCTCCAGGACCTGTTCCGCGCTCCCACCCACGCAACCGACGAGGAGGCGCATGTCGCTCGCGCCTGA